A genomic window from Quercus lobata isolate SW786 chromosome 10, ValleyOak3.0 Primary Assembly, whole genome shotgun sequence includes:
- the LOC115964397 gene encoding uncharacterized protein LOC115964397, with the protein MRFESHVLFFLARVNTIKKRSLLYSSLSSFSNQNMSLGDDFPLHSYTTEHDFIATLNSAFQSLSFNNTTTTTNSNPHVLSEPKPKSKSKSKKRSDPHHNSDENDQCGHPEIQDNKCINCKKKLLDDNFGVSFSYVRKGLRFSHKEIARLRDLQSHEKLKHKKLVLVLDLDQTLIHVTTSSKTKQSQTSSSGNDHFTLNSLQKTVKLRPFVRPFLKEASTMFEFYIYTTADKAYALEMTRLLDPENVYFGTRIISRDDSPRSDQKSLDLVLAPERMVLVLDDTEDVWLNHRPNLVSIERYTYFGSYSITDESETEGALVKSLRVLKLVHGLFFHKKLEVGFVQRDVRVILRMLRGEVLKGCNVFISNLDSRVCVMAEELGAMRAMELEESVTHVVSLVVGSEECLWAEREKRFLVHPRWIEAAYYLFERMPEQDFPISLKKFSNGCELENSFVCPRLVFVLFLIEVEATNCGLLKESLAVNWCMSCCFLRRLLSICHLSMKSFQKQFIGSEVCETTPCSPHLKKLPRFTMKIISERGFPQDDYDDYDDTLEENTEETCEHLCVYRGKCVSCERLAFKNVHQGMWLWLNKEEMDRIRKVESEKLLEDKKMVLVLDLDQTLIHSTEQEKYLRTPQELMQHELRDSLFRLSRPWEKMMLKLRPFVHTFLKEASTMFEIYMCTTGTRSYALKVTEFLDPERVYFKYSRIIAREDLFETDEKSLDLVLREQRMVLALDDTKSVWRKNEVNLILVKKYHYFDSDDDLSHVSHSALETDEDETIGTLPAVLEELKVIHRLFFNPKFEAGLSHRNVGLIFARRSVLRGCTLSFKHIFPSDFMRENSRLWLMAEELGAKFSMDNLLYPITHMVTWFATAEEFQEAELEEFILVHPKWLRACYYAVSRVSENDYLIKPKD; encoded by the exons ATGCGTTTTGAAAGTCACGTGCTGTTCTTTCTTGCACGTGTGAACACCATCAAAAAGCGTTCTCTCCTCTACTCTTCTCTTTCGTCTTTCTCCAACCAAAATATGAGTCTCGGCGATGATTTTCCTCTACATTCATACACCACCGAGCACGACTTCATCGCCACCCTCAACTCCGCTTTCCAATCCCTCAGTTtcaacaacaccaccaccaccaccaacagcAATCCCCATGTCCTCTCcgaacccaaacccaaatccaaatccaaatccaaaaagCGTTCGGACCCACATCACAACTCAGACGAAAACGACCAATGCGGCCACCCCGAAATCCAAGACAACAAGTGCATCAACTGCAAGAAAAAACTCCTCGACGACAACTTCGGCGTGTCGTTCAGCTACGTCCGCAAAGGCTTACGCTTCAGCCACAAAGAGATCGCTCGCCTTCGCGACCTCCAATCCCACGAGAAACTCAAGCACAAAAAGCTCGTCTTGGTTCTCGATCTCGACCAGACCTTGATCCACGTCACCACCTCGTCCAAAACCAAACAATCCCAAACCTCGTCGTCTGGTAACGACCACTTCACATTGAATTCGCTTCAGAAGACAGTGAAACTGAGACCCTTCGTACGGCCTTTTCTTAAAGAAGCGAGTACGATGTTTGAGTTTTACATATACACTACGGCAGACAAAGCTTACGCATTGGAGATGACGAGGTTGTTGGACCCAGAAAACGTTTACTTCGGTACGAGGATTATCTCTCGGGACGATAGTCCTCGGAGTGACCAAAAGAGCCTCGACCTTGTTCTCGCCCCCGAACGAATGGTTCTAGTACTTGATGACACCGAGGATGTCTGGTTGAATCATAGGCCTAACTTGGTTTCCATTGAGAGATACACTTACTTTGGTTCATATTCAATCACCGATGAGAGCGAAACCGAAGGCGCGCTTGTAAAGAGTCTAAGAGTGCTTAAACTGGTTCATGGTTTGTTCTTTCACAAGAAATTGGAGGTGGGTTTTGTGCAAAGAGATGTGAGGGTGATACTGCGAATGCTACGTGGTGAGGTACTCAAAGGGTGTAATGTGTTTATTAGCAATTTGGACTCCAGGGTTTGTGTTATGGCGGAGGAGTTGGGTGCAATGCGTGCTATGGAGCTTGAAGAATCGGTGACCCATGTGGTTTCTTTGGTTGTGGGATCAGAGGAGTGTCTGTGGGCTGAGCGGGAGAAGAGGTTTTTGGTTCATCCCAGGTGGATTGAAGCTGCCTATTACCTGTTTGAAAGAATGCCTGAACAGGATTTTCCCATTAGCCTCAAAAAGTTTAG TAATGGATGTGAGCTTGAGAACTCCTTTGTTTGCCCAAGACTTGTGTTTGTCTTGTTCCTAATTGAGGTGGAAGCTACCAATTGCGGTCTCCTCAAAGAATCACTGGCAGTAAATTGGTGTATGTCATGTTGCTTCTTACGGAGACTATTGTCAATTTGTCATTTGTCGATGAAGTCCTTCCAAAAGCAGTTCATTGGCAGTGAGGTTTGTGAGACTACACCTTGCTCACctcat TTAAAGAAACTTCCAAGATTCACCATGAAGATAATTTCCGAGAGGGGTTTTCCACAAGATGACTATGACGACTATGATGATACACTTGAAGAAAATACTGAGGAGACTTGTGAACATCTATGTGTTTATAGAGGAAAGTGTGTGAGCTGTGAGAGGCTAGCATTCAAGAACGTTCATCAGGGTATGTGGTTGTGGCTTAACAAAGAAGAAATGGATCGGATTCGGAAGGTCGAGTCGGAGAAATTGTTAGAAGATAAGAAGATGGTTTTGGTTCTTGATCTAGATCAAACTCTGATTCATTCAacagaacaagaaaaatatCTGAGAACTCCTCAAGAACTCATGCAACATGAGTTAAGGGATAGCCTATTCCGTCTGAGTCGACCTTGGGAAAAGATGATGCTCAAGTTGAGACCTTTTGTTCATACTTTTCTGAAAGAAGCGAGTACCATGTTTGAGATTTATATGTGTACAACGGGTACACGAAGCTATGCGTTGAAAGTGACTGAGTTTCTTGACCCTGAAAGAGTTTACTTCAAGTACTCAAGAATCATTGCACGTGAAGATTTATTTGAAACAGACGAAAAGAGTCTTGATCTTGTGCTAAGGGAGCAACGCATGGTTCTTGCTCTTGATGATACCAAGAGCGTGTGGAGAAAGAATGAAGTAAACTTGATTCTTGTTAAGAAGTATCATTACTTTGATTCAGATGATGACTTGAGTCATGTATCTCATTCTGCATTGGAAACTGATGAAGATGAGACCATTGGCACCCTCCCCGCTGTTCTTGAAGAACTTAAAGTAATACACAGACtgtttttcaacccaaaatttGAAGCTGGTTTAAGTCATAGAAATGTTGGATTAATATTTGCTCGCCGTAGCGTTCTTCGAGGGTGCACATTATCCTTCAAACATATTTTCCCTTCAGATTTTATGCGTGAAAATTCGCGTCTCTGGTTGATGGCAGAGGAGTTAGGGGCCAAATTTTCAATGGATAATTTGTTATACCCCATCACGCATATGGTCACTTGGTTTGCCACAGCGGAGGAGTTTCAGGAGGCAGAGCTGGAAGAATTTATTTTGGTCCATCCAAAGTGGCTACGTGCTTGCTACTATGCAGTCAGTAGGGTATCTGAAAACGATTATCTGATTAAGCCGAAAGATTAG